A part of Lacerta agilis isolate rLacAgi1 chromosome 7, rLacAgi1.pri, whole genome shotgun sequence genomic DNA contains:
- the CCDC102B gene encoding coiled-coil domain-containing protein 102B, producing the protein MDFDAVCNKQLLRNQLKEPHDVEAQNCAKACSTCNSSVVSPRILPPQSYRPSVYIYNSSDWEICEELRLRELEEAKARAAQMEKTMRWWSDCTANWREKWSKVRAERNKAREEGRQLKLKLEASMKELSALKKINQCLLTENEGVEARNVRKKGFAFSEMCLMTEGHSAALEKEPVKHVQNNKIFEVESLCQEVYATENPLGDHQGKIINLEILDSRGKHTPVFLENPDTSKEYETRSQEDEVVHISVLHLHLHESRKILQKEQKIRLSLEKEIEKLKSEKILWKWKYEELRKSKQQSLKQVCCKRQLA; encoded by the exons ATGGATTTTGACGCTGTCTGCAACAAGCAGctccttagaaaccaactaaagGAGCCCCACGATGTTGAAGCACAGAACTGTGCAAAAGCGTGTAGCACCTGCAACTCCAGTGTCGTATCGCCAAGAATACTTCCACCCCAATCCTACCGTCCCTCTGTGTATATTTATAACAGCAGCGACTGGGAAATTTGTGAGGAGTTACGGCTTCGGGAGCTTGAAGAAGCCAAGGCTAGGGCAGCCCAAATGGAGAAGACCATGCGTTGGTGGTCAGACTGCACGGCCAACTGGCGTGAGAAATGGAGCAAAGTCAGAGCTGAAAGAAATAAAGCCCGTGAAGAAGGGAGGCAACTGAAGCTTAAGTTGGAAGCCTCAATGAAAGAGCTGAGTGCCCTGAAAAAAATTAACCAATGTTTACTCACAGAAAATGAAGGTGTGGAAGCTAGGAATGTGAGGAAAAAGGGCTTTGCTTTTTCTGAAATGTGCTTGATGACAGAGGGCCATTCAGCAGCTCTGGAGAAAGAGCCTGTTAAACATGTCCAGAACAATAAGATTTTTGAGGTAGAAAGTCTCTGTCAG GAGGTTTATGCGACTGAAAACCCTTTAGGAGACCACCAAGGTAAAATAATCAATTTGGAGATTCTTGATTCCAGAGGCAAACACACACCAGTTTTTCTGGAAAATCCTGACACAAGCAAAGAGTATGAAACCAGATCTCAGGAAGATGAAGTAGTACATATTTCTGTGTTGCATTTGCATCTTCATGAATCAAGGAAAATCTTGCAGAAGGAGCAAAA AATCCGCTTGTCTCTGGAGAAAGAGATAGAGAAGCTGAAGTCAGAAAAAATCCTATGGAAATGGAAATATGAGGAGCTAAGAAAGTCCAAACAGCAGAGTCTAAAGCAGGTATGTTGCAAAAGGCAGTTAGCATAG